From a single Bacteroidia bacterium genomic region:
- a CDS encoding tetratricopeptide repeat protein: protein MTHSQIFPPSDDRLSDLATRYLSLLNQAKNQGLPPSALTPIGEALRAWLENQPESAACLAAAAQNSEHRTLLLRSDNPEWLNLPWRLGVAEFPHLFLVKGNATAETLPDYFPSIALPLKILVMIASPEDSEWDRRLNYEQEEDQIINAFAPLLETGQVKIEFTEDGSLDALREKLRENAWHILHFSGHGAFHKGIGWLELETPGTMERVAVKAADFAAVLNAKPEHKPPLLVLSSCQTAQGGADATQTGVATALLQAGVPAVIAMSESIRDDYATAFAARLYQELGTKEPLHRAFRTAAESVREREFEETKGIRAPYHWLMPQLLMSKKVTQLADWSAAAQEIRYAGVKFTTGEAQILLTHEKGYQFVGRRKERARLLKALRQKQPVLIRGMGGVGKTALSEHLVQRLLAAEPQVEPFFFNETSLSLPALVEALKAYFLRKKKFTVQTRLKDIEKVVDQVWVLLEELENLRIKPVFIFDNLEDFQQGPGQPFKPEYEELEEVIQTLAQAEYYLIFTSRYPLSGLDHLHDESLNQAGKNDFWKKSLQTQLYQRYMQLSVEQLQDFSGKNKVKTAYISYRGFIEDLYTLMGGNYRLLEYFDGILAERPEKLPEALKGLAGLGGEIVAAQEKMASGERGNRLILGELLDLLTEGERTVLHLLAPYRIPVTEMAVRLQKPDQSWEPVLQTLSRMTLAERHEDPAGRVYWYVVPLLKDHLRENGQTAYPFSDEAAGRYYRYAAENHTQSRLEHQEEAFYHYCLAGNIEEVARLGDVLSRVYRDASLYRQALVYAETAAQMAGDIISTGLRNRLGELFYYTGDYDNALKYWEEILEYCRGISDMKSEGQLLNSISQIYFARSDYEKALSYLNLSLMLSLETGDKLNESMVLGNISQIYDARGDYEKALSYLEQSLEINREIGSISGEAKTLGNIGNTYYARGDYKTSLFFLDHCLKISRKIGHKLLEGRSLGNIGKIHDALGNYITAIEYFEQSRQILEKIGDKSGLGKVLGNIGGIYYDQNDYKMALLYMEKSIAIMQEIGDKLNEGTCLNNIGNIYLNQGNYEIADQYLEQGLNLSLEIGDKSGESISLMNLATIKHKMGDYKKALVFFMQSLNISKEIGDKHSEGTVLNSISQIYFDQGDYEIAIKYLQESLQIRREIGDKLGEGLTLGNLGRLFFVLNEDEVGLQYMNESLLIHKKIGAKHGQGAAFDLIAQVYSKRKDFKTALQYLEKSLQINREIGDLTGEATTLNNIGEILYTLIDYKKASQYFDQALRINRQTGYKLGLSATLNNMAVIILEYQKKPEEALKLFLEAHSTMQKIGSPNIKAPEKYLNQIRTQIGEARFQELIGKMGG from the coding sequence ATGACACATAGCCAGATTTTTCCACCTTCCGACGATAGACTCTCCGACCTTGCAACCCGCTACCTTAGCCTGCTCAACCAGGCCAAAAACCAGGGCCTGCCGCCTTCGGCGCTCACCCCCATCGGTGAGGCCCTTCGCGCCTGGCTGGAAAACCAGCCTGAATCGGCCGCATGTCTTGCGGCCGCTGCGCAGAACTCCGAACACCGCACCCTCCTGCTTCGCTCCGACAACCCGGAGTGGCTCAACCTGCCTTGGCGGCTGGGGGTCGCAGAGTTTCCCCATCTGTTTCTGGTCAAGGGAAATGCAACAGCGGAGACCTTGCCCGATTATTTTCCCTCTATCGCTCTTCCGCTCAAAATCCTGGTGATGATCGCCTCCCCGGAAGACTCTGAGTGGGACCGGCGACTCAATTACGAACAGGAGGAAGACCAGATCATCAACGCGTTTGCCCCGCTGCTGGAGACCGGGCAGGTGAAAATCGAGTTTACCGAAGATGGTTCGCTGGATGCCCTTCGCGAAAAACTCCGCGAAAACGCCTGGCATATCCTGCATTTCAGCGGACATGGGGCCTTCCACAAGGGCATTGGCTGGCTCGAACTCGAAACCCCGGGCACGATGGAGCGGGTGGCTGTAAAAGCTGCTGATTTTGCTGCCGTGCTCAACGCCAAACCTGAACATAAACCGCCGCTGTTGGTGTTGTCTTCCTGCCAGACAGCGCAGGGAGGGGCAGATGCAACACAGACGGGCGTGGCAACTGCTTTGTTGCAGGCGGGAGTTCCTGCGGTTATCGCTATGAGTGAAAGCATCCGCGATGACTATGCCACTGCCTTTGCGGCCAGGCTGTATCAGGAACTGGGAACCAAAGAACCCCTTCACCGCGCCTTCCGCACGGCGGCGGAGTCTGTCCGTGAGCGTGAATTTGAAGAAACCAAAGGAATCCGCGCCCCTTACCATTGGCTGATGCCGCAACTACTGATGTCAAAGAAGGTGACTCAACTGGCAGACTGGTCGGCAGCGGCACAGGAAATCCGCTATGCGGGGGTGAAATTTACCACCGGTGAGGCACAAATCCTGCTGACCCATGAAAAGGGGTATCAGTTTGTCGGGCGACGGAAGGAGCGGGCGCGCCTGCTGAAGGCCCTTCGCCAGAAGCAACCCGTGCTGATTCGCGGGATGGGAGGAGTCGGGAAAACCGCCCTTTCCGAACATCTCGTGCAGCGACTACTGGCAGCAGAACCACAGGTAGAACCATTTTTTTTCAACGAAACCAGCCTCAGCCTTCCGGCACTGGTGGAGGCGCTGAAAGCGTATTTCCTGCGGAAGAAAAAATTTACCGTCCAGACCCGCTTGAAGGATATCGAAAAAGTCGTGGATCAGGTCTGGGTATTGCTGGAAGAACTGGAAAACCTGCGGATAAAACCCGTTTTTATATTTGACAACCTCGAAGACTTTCAGCAGGGGCCGGGACAACCCTTCAAACCCGAATATGAAGAACTGGAAGAAGTCATACAGACCCTTGCCCAAGCGGAGTATTACCTGATTTTTACCAGCCGCTACCCCTTGTCGGGACTGGATCACCTTCACGATGAAAGCCTGAATCAGGCAGGGAAAAATGACTTCTGGAAAAAATCGCTGCAAACACAATTGTATCAGCGGTATATGCAGTTGTCGGTGGAGCAGTTACAGGATTTTTCAGGAAAAAACAAAGTAAAAACCGCCTATATAAGCTACCGGGGTTTTATCGAAGACTTATATACCCTGATGGGGGGCAACTACCGACTGCTCGAATACTTCGACGGCATCCTTGCAGAGCGACCCGAAAAACTACCGGAAGCCCTCAAAGGACTGGCCGGGCTGGGAGGCGAGATTGTGGCGGCGCAGGAAAAGATGGCCAGTGGCGAGCGCGGCAACCGGCTGATACTTGGTGAACTGCTTGACCTGCTGACCGAAGGAGAGCGGACGGTATTGCACCTGCTGGCCCCTTATCGCATACCTGTAACAGAAATGGCGGTACGGTTGCAGAAACCCGACCAGTCATGGGAACCCGTATTGCAAACCCTGTCGCGGATGACCCTGGCAGAGCGGCACGAGGATCCTGCCGGTCGGGTTTACTGGTATGTGGTTCCCCTGCTCAAAGACCACCTGCGGGAAAACGGGCAAACCGCCTATCCCTTCTCAGACGAAGCTGCAGGGCGATATTACCGGTATGCCGCCGAAAACCATACACAGAGCAGGTTGGAGCACCAGGAAGAAGCCTTTTACCACTATTGTCTGGCGGGAAATATAGAGGAAGTGGCAAGGCTGGGAGATGTGCTTTCCCGCGTGTATCGGGATGCTTCCCTTTACCGGCAGGCCTTGGTGTATGCAGAGACTGCTGCGCAGATGGCGGGAGACATTATCAGCACAGGATTGCGCAACCGGCTGGGGGAATTATTTTATTATACAGGAGATTATGATAATGCTCTGAAATACTGGGAAGAAATTCTTGAATACTGTAGAGGGATTAGTGATATGAAATCTGAAGGCCAGTTATTAAATAGTATTAGCCAAATATATTTCGCAAGAAGTGACTATGAGAAAGCACTTTCTTACCTTAATTTAAGCTTGATGCTTAGCCTTGAGACCGGAGATAAGTTGAATGAAAGTATGGTTTTGGGAAATATTAGCCAAATATATGATGCAAGGGGTGATTACGAAAAAGCACTTTCTTATCTGGAACAGAGTCTAGAAATTAATCGTGAAATTGGAAGTATATCAGGAGAAGCGAAAACATTGGGGAATATTGGTAATACTTATTATGCTCGGGGAGACTATAAAACATCTTTATTTTTTTTAGATCATTGCCTTAAAATTAGCCGAAAAATTGGCCACAAATTATTGGAAGGCAGATCATTGGGGAATATCGGCAAGATTCATGATGCCTTAGGTAATTATATAACTGCAATTGAGTATTTTGAACAAAGTCGGCAAATTCTGGAGAAGATAGGTGATAAATCTGGACTAGGAAAAGTATTAGGCAATATTGGCGGTATATATTATGATCAAAACGACTACAAAATGGCTTTACTTTATATGGAAAAAAGCATAGCCATTATGCAAGAAATTGGTGATAAGCTAAATGAGGGTACTTGTTTGAATAATATAGGTAATATCTATTTGAACCAAGGAAATTATGAAATAGCAGATCAATATCTGGAACAAGGGTTAAACTTGAGCCTTGAAATCGGAGATAAATCGGGTGAAAGTATATCTCTTATGAATCTCGCAACCATAAAGCATAAGATGGGGGACTATAAAAAGGCGCTTGTGTTTTTTATGCAGAGTTTGAATATTAGTAAAGAGATAGGCGATAAGCATAGTGAAGGTACAGTCCTCAATAGTATTAGTCAGATATATTTTGATCAAGGTGATTACGAAATAGCAATTAAATATCTTCAAGAAAGCCTCCAGATTAGACGTGAAATTGGAGACAAGTTAGGTGAAGGTTTAACTTTGGGTAATTTGGGAAGGTTGTTTTTCGTTCTGAATGAGGATGAAGTGGGACTTCAGTATATGAATGAGAGTCTTCTTATTCACAAAAAAATTGGAGCCAAACATGGTCAGGGAGCTGCTTTTGATCTAATTGCTCAGGTATATTCCAAACGTAAAGACTTTAAAACTGCTCTTCAGTATCTGGAAAAAAGCCTTCAGATCAACCGAGAAATAGGTGATTTAACAGGAGAAGCCACAACTTTAAACAACATTGGAGAAATATTATATACCCTCATTGATTACAAAAAAGCGAGCCAATACTTTGATCAAGCCTTACGTATTAATCGTCAAACGGGGTATAAATTAGGCTTAAGTGCAACTCTTAATAATATGGCTGTCATTATTTTGGAATATCAGAAAAAACCCGAAGAAGCACTTAAATTATTTCTTGAGGCTCATTCTACCATGCAAAAGATTGGTTCTCCTAATATAAAAGCTCCCGAAAAATATTTAAACCAAATCCGTACCCAAATCGGCGAAGCCCGCTTCCAGGAATTAATCGGGAAGATGGGGGGGTAG
- a CDS encoding type III pantothenate kinase, with amino-acid sequence MELAIDIGNTRTKLGLFQQNELVQTWNVPSTDLETSISTCLREIEQCEILHCGWISVNKPADIASFTVWGELTFPATVRQIKVMDHLPIVNHYATPETLGIDRIVAVIGAQTLAPGSAVLVIDAGTAITYDFATADNIYLGGGIAPGVNMRLKSLHTFTARLPLVEPREDVPLIGNSTETAIRSGVINGMREEISGTITRYHATFGDPFSVFITGGDLHLFENHLKNLNFADTFLTLKGINHILTFKKPL; translated from the coding sequence TTGGAACTGGCAATTGATATTGGAAATACAAGGACTAAACTTGGGCTTTTTCAGCAAAATGAATTGGTCCAAACCTGGAATGTGCCTTCGACAGACCTGGAAACCTCTATTTCTACCTGTCTCAGGGAAATAGAACAATGCGAAATTTTGCATTGTGGCTGGATCAGTGTAAATAAACCGGCAGATATTGCCAGTTTTACTGTCTGGGGGGAATTGACTTTTCCTGCAACCGTTCGCCAGATAAAAGTAATGGATCACTTGCCGATCGTCAATCATTATGCAACACCTGAAACGCTGGGGATTGACCGAATCGTTGCTGTAATCGGCGCTCAGACCCTGGCGCCGGGAAGTGCGGTACTCGTAATAGACGCCGGAACAGCGATTACTTATGATTTTGCTACCGCAGATAATATTTATCTTGGCGGTGGAATTGCCCCTGGCGTAAATATGAGATTGAAATCGCTTCATACTTTCACAGCCAGGTTGCCGCTCGTAGAACCCCGGGAAGATGTGCCGCTCATTGGAAACAGCACTGAAACCGCCATCAGATCTGGCGTTATAAACGGGATGCGGGAAGAAATTTCGGGCACGATAACCCGCTATCATGCAACCTTTGGAGACCCATTTTCCGTCTTCATTACGGGCGGAGATTTACATCTCTTTGAAAATCATTTGAAAAACCTCAATTTTGCAGACACTTTTCTAACCCTTAAAGGGATAAACCATATTCTGACCTTCAAAAAACCCTTATGA
- a CDS encoding transglycosylase SLT domain-containing protein — protein MRSTGKYPSTGKEKRYLMLPLPQNLPRNFRNLILVLTLVLGSNLLTHWLIKPDTTVSPESVTVPGAELYLMDKARLFVEEEENFERKVRDISDMLEIPAEWLMAVMYAESKFDPSVANYKGSGAVGLIQFMPGTATELNVSSERLRRMNSLQQLEYVFLYLQNVRDRYGDFSSLTDLYLGILYPKAIGQDFCYTLFGKPSQSYEQNSGLDEDKDGRITISDIDKRLKRLFPTAYMTEKER, from the coding sequence ATGAGAAGTACGGGAAAATACCCTTCAACCGGTAAGGAGAAGCGGTATCTGATGTTACCCCTGCCGCAAAACCTGCCGCGGAATTTCAGGAACCTGATCCTTGTGTTGACCCTGGTCCTGGGGAGTAATCTCCTGACCCATTGGCTGATAAAACCTGACACTACCGTGAGTCCGGAATCAGTAACTGTGCCGGGTGCAGAATTGTACCTGATGGACAAAGCCCGCTTATTCGTGGAGGAGGAGGAAAATTTTGAGCGTAAAGTCCGCGATATTTCCGACATGCTTGAAATACCTGCCGAATGGCTGATGGCTGTCATGTACGCTGAGTCGAAGTTTGACCCATCCGTAGCCAACTACAAAGGCAGCGGTGCCGTAGGGCTGATTCAGTTTATGCCCGGAACAGCCACCGAACTGAATGTTTCTTCTGAAAGGCTCCGGAGAATGAATTCTCTCCAACAACTGGAGTATGTATTTCTCTACCTCCAGAATGTCAGAGACCGCTATGGTGATTTCAGCAGCCTTACGGATTTATACCTTGGGATTCTTTATCCCAAAGCCATCGGACAGGATTTTTGTTACACCCTGTTTGGTAAACCCAGCCAGTCGTATGAACAAAACTCCGGACTGGACGAAGACAAAGATGGGAGAATCACGATCAGCGATATTGACAAAAGATTAAAGCGGCTGTTTCCTACAGCCTACATGACAGAAAAAGAGCGCTGA
- a CDS encoding class I SAM-dependent methyltransferase encodes MKLLTPEIFPDYELIDSGNGEKIERFGKYILIRPEPQAVWSRAMAEAEWRKIAHARFAQEGSHSGNWEKLKSIPDQWYVSYNYKKAKLQFRLGLTAFKHVGIFPEQAVNWDFIYESARSIPNCRVLNLFAYTGGASLAARAAGADVTHCDSVKNVLNWANHNMQSSGLDDIRWLLEDAFKYTKREARRGNTFNGIILDPPAYGHGPKGEKWKLEDMINELTESVAAILDEKQFFLVYNSYSLGFSTLVIENLVKTHFPKQLQKVTPETGELYLSERSGRKLPAGIFVRFSNS; translated from the coding sequence ATGAAACTACTTACTCCTGAGATATTCCCCGATTACGAGCTGATCGATAGCGGAAACGGCGAAAAAATTGAGCGCTTTGGGAAGTATATTCTCATTCGCCCGGAGCCACAGGCCGTCTGGAGCCGGGCGATGGCAGAAGCCGAATGGCGAAAAATTGCCCACGCCCGGTTTGCACAGGAAGGCAGCCACTCCGGAAACTGGGAAAAGCTGAAATCTATTCCCGATCAATGGTACGTTTCCTACAATTATAAAAAAGCGAAACTTCAGTTCCGGCTGGGGCTTACAGCCTTCAAACATGTAGGCATTTTCCCGGAACAAGCGGTGAACTGGGACTTTATCTACGAATCTGCCCGATCGATCCCCAACTGCCGGGTACTCAATCTTTTTGCTTATACCGGCGGTGCTTCACTCGCTGCGCGCGCTGCCGGTGCAGATGTAACGCATTGCGACTCCGTAAAAAATGTCCTCAACTGGGCCAATCACAATATGCAGTCCAGTGGTCTCGATGATATCCGCTGGCTGCTTGAAGATGCCTTCAAATACACCAAACGCGAGGCCCGCAGGGGAAATACCTTCAACGGCATCATCCTCGATCCGCCTGCCTATGGCCATGGCCCCAAAGGCGAAAAGTGGAAACTCGAAGACATGATCAACGAGCTGACAGAAAGTGTGGCGGCCATTCTTGACGAAAAACAGTTTTTCCTCGTTTATAACAGCTACTCACTCGGTTTTTCCACCCTCGTGATCGAAAACCTCGTGAAAACCCATTTCCCCAAACAACTTCAAAAAGTAACGCCCGAAACCGGAGAGCTGTACCTCAGCGAGCGAAGCGGGAGAAAGTTGCCGGCAGGAATTTTTGTGCGCTTCTCCAATTCCTGA
- a CDS encoding biotin--[acetyl-CoA-carboxylase] ligase, with amino-acid sequence MPETIFTGKNRIDLPEIPSTNNYAYALLASQPPEGTLITTINQTQGKGQKGNVWSVRPGQNLTFSVIFYPEFLTPDKVFMLSKVASLAVRDAISKFLPMEDIWIKWPNDILLNRKKVAGILIENQLEGMGIRSTIIGIGLNVNQLIFPPEIEDRAVSMRKYHPHDLDLEKVLQQLLFDLESWYLAIRNGSAETANRAYFSHLYGYQEPVEMKIQNRKITASIAGVSPGGKLAVQFGEKLQYFDFKEIEFVI; translated from the coding sequence ATGCCTGAGACAATTTTTACAGGAAAAAATCGAATTGATCTTCCTGAAATACCCTCTACGAATAACTACGCATACGCGTTACTGGCTTCTCAACCTCCGGAAGGTACGCTTATTACCACAATCAACCAAACTCAGGGCAAAGGACAAAAAGGCAATGTATGGTCTGTACGCCCCGGGCAAAACTTAACTTTCAGCGTGATTTTTTATCCGGAATTTCTTACCCCGGACAAAGTTTTTATGCTTAGTAAGGTCGCCAGCCTCGCGGTCAGAGATGCGATCTCAAAATTTCTTCCCATGGAAGACATCTGGATTAAATGGCCCAACGATATTTTACTGAACCGGAAAAAAGTGGCCGGAATCCTGATTGAAAACCAACTGGAAGGCATGGGAATCCGGTCAACCATCATCGGTATTGGCCTGAATGTCAATCAATTGATCTTCCCCCCGGAAATTGAAGACCGGGCGGTTTCCATGCGAAAATATCATCCACACGATCTTGATCTTGAAAAAGTCCTCCAGCAATTGCTGTTTGACCTGGAATCGTGGTACCTTGCCATTCGTAATGGTAGTGCAGAGACTGCCAACCGGGCATACTTTAGCCATTTGTACGGCTACCAGGAGCCAGTAGAAATGAAAATACAAAACCGAAAAATTACAGCATCCATCGCAGGCGTAAGTCCCGGCGGAAAACTCGCCGTTCAATTCGGCGAAAAGCTGCAATATTTTGACTTTAAGGAAATTGAATTTGTGATCTGA
- a CDS encoding (Fe-S)-binding protein produces the protein MTNITIPLMADKAAEGKTPEYLFWVGCAGSYDARYQRVTQAFVRILSHLEIDYAVLGPEETCTGDPAKRAGNEFLFQMQAMQNIATMDMYHVKKIITACPHCFNTLKNEYPALGGNYEVIHHSTFLQQLIQEGKVVLQGGGEFRGKKITYHDSCYLGRANGVYEAPRQVLEALDAELVEMKRCRSKGLCCGAGGGQMFKEAEKGNKEINVERAEEALQTGAEIIASACPFCMTMMDDGVKHFEKETSVKVFDIAELIEKGLKK, from the coding sequence ATGACAAATATCACAATCCCCCTGATGGCTGATAAGGCCGCCGAAGGAAAAACCCCCGAATATTTGTTCTGGGTAGGTTGTGCCGGATCTTATGACGCCCGTTATCAGCGGGTAACCCAGGCTTTTGTCCGGATATTGTCCCATCTGGAAATAGACTACGCTGTGCTGGGACCAGAAGAAACCTGCACCGGCGACCCCGCCAAAAGAGCTGGAAATGAATTTCTCTTCCAGATGCAGGCCATGCAGAACATTGCGACGATGGATATGTACCACGTCAAAAAAATCATTACGGCCTGTCCCCATTGTTTTAATACCCTCAAAAACGAATATCCGGCGTTGGGAGGAAACTATGAAGTCATTCACCATTCCACCTTTTTGCAGCAATTGATACAGGAAGGAAAAGTAGTGTTACAGGGCGGGGGAGAATTTCGCGGAAAGAAGATCACCTATCACGATTCATGTTACCTTGGCAGGGCCAACGGCGTATATGAAGCGCCGCGGCAGGTGCTCGAAGCCCTTGATGCCGAGCTGGTGGAAATGAAACGCTGCCGTTCCAAAGGACTCTGCTGTGGAGCCGGAGGCGGGCAGATGTTTAAGGAAGCAGAAAAAGGAAATAAAGAAATAAACGTCGAAAGGGCAGAAGAAGCCCTTCAGACCGGAGCGGAAATCATCGCCAGCGCCTGTCCGTTTTGTATGACCATGATGGACGACGGAGTCAAACATTTTGAGAAAGAAACTTCCGTCAAAGTATTTGATATCGCAGAATTAATAGAAAAAGGGCTGAAAAAATAG
- a CDS encoding (Fe-S)-binding protein, which yields MISQIIFLLLAAGALGFFGLQVNQIRKNILLGRPDDRSGNSNERFQKMLLVAFGQQKMFQRLLPAVLHFFIYAAFLLTQIELIEIFADGLSGSHRLFGSFLGGFYTFLISFIEVLSLLALVATVTFLARRNLLKIPRFHKDEMTGWPKLDGNIILYLEILLIIFIFTMNGADEVLYNLGATHAAGAQGAGSFGFAVSRWLGPALFGNITSETTLHILERIGWWGHLMVVFGFMIYLPISKHFHIIMAFPNTWYSDLKPAGQFSSPQNIQEEIKAIMDPSYTPATVENPPHRFGARDVTDLTWKTLMDAYTCTECGRCTSVCPANLTGKKLSPRKVIMDIRDRLEEVQKYKLTPDEQGVLTGTEATAEAASHTLLGHYVTEEELRACTTCNACVDACPVNINPVTPIIEMRRYLVMEESKMPDEWAGMSANIENNGAPWAFPAADRFNWSEGV from the coding sequence ATGATCAGCCAGATTATCTTCTTACTTCTCGCAGCCGGAGCCTTAGGTTTTTTCGGGTTGCAGGTAAATCAGATCCGCAAAAATATTCTGCTCGGCAGGCCCGACGATCGCTCGGGAAACAGCAACGAGCGTTTTCAAAAAATGCTGCTGGTAGCGTTTGGCCAGCAAAAGATGTTTCAGCGCCTGTTGCCGGCAGTTCTGCATTTTTTTATTTACGCAGCATTTCTCCTCACCCAGATTGAGCTCATCGAAATTTTTGCTGATGGACTCAGCGGTTCTCACCGCTTGTTTGGCTCATTTTTGGGAGGATTTTATACATTCCTGATCAGTTTTATCGAAGTGCTTTCTCTCCTGGCGCTTGTTGCCACGGTCACTTTCCTCGCAAGGCGCAATCTTTTGAAGATACCGCGGTTTCACAAAGACGAGATGACCGGCTGGCCCAAACTCGACGGTAATATTATCCTCTACCTGGAGATTCTGCTGATAATATTTATTTTCACGATGAATGGCGCCGACGAGGTTTTATATAACCTGGGAGCGACACATGCAGCCGGAGCACAGGGAGCCGGAAGTTTTGGTTTTGCTGTCAGCCGCTGGCTCGGGCCGGCACTATTTGGCAATATCACCAGCGAAACCACCCTGCATATCCTCGAACGAATCGGCTGGTGGGGCCATTTAATGGTCGTGTTTGGATTTATGATTTACCTTCCCATCTCCAAACATTTCCATATCATCATGGCATTTCCCAACACCTGGTATTCGGATCTCAAACCCGCCGGGCAATTTTCCTCCCCGCAGAATATTCAGGAGGAAATCAAAGCCATCATGGATCCCTCCTATACACCCGCAACCGTCGAAAATCCGCCTCACCGATTTGGTGCCAGAGATGTAACCGACCTCACCTGGAAAACCCTGATGGACGCCTATACCTGCACCGAATGCGGGCGTTGTACCTCCGTATGCCCGGCAAACCTGACAGGAAAAAAACTTTCACCCCGGAAAGTTATCATGGACATCCGCGACCGGCTGGAAGAAGTGCAGAAATACAAACTCACTCCCGACGAACAGGGGGTACTGACAGGCACAGAAGCAACCGCAGAGGCTGCATCCCATACCTTGCTGGGGCATTACGTCACAGAAGAAGAACTCAGAGCCTGCACGACCTGCAATGCCTGTGTGGACGCCTGCCCGGTGAATATCAACCCTGTTACACCGATTATCGAGATGCGCAGGTATCTGGTGATGGAAGAATCCAAAATGCCCGATGAATGGGCGGGAATGTCGGCCAATATCGAAAACAATGGTGCACCATGGGCATTTCCTGCCGCAGACAGATTCAACTGGTCAGAAGGCGTATAA
- a CDS encoding flavin reductase — protein MEKIITNEEIMAMEKQFRTELINSLPGFKSATLIGTVNGHGQTNLAVFSSFIHIGSNPPLFGFITRPVSVPRHTYLNIKATGYFTANHIHADIYQAAHQTSARYPEDVSEFDATGLTVEFSPQFPAPFVKESRIKLGLEFVEEHPIEINGTILVIGKLVEARFPEEILGGDGLLHIEKAQSLAISGLDVYHNPQKLGRLSYAKTDRPVKVRED, from the coding sequence ATGGAAAAAATTATTACCAACGAGGAAATTATGGCGATGGAGAAGCAGTTCCGGACAGAACTGATCAACTCGCTCCCCGGCTTTAAAAGTGCCACGCTTATCGGCACTGTCAACGGCCACGGGCAGACCAATCTTGCCGTATTCAGTTCCTTTATTCATATCGGTTCCAATCCCCCATTGTTTGGCTTTATTACCCGGCCGGTGTCTGTGCCGCGGCATACCTATCTCAACATTAAAGCTACCGGCTACTTCACCGCAAACCATATTCACGCAGATATCTACCAGGCCGCACACCAGACTTCTGCCCGGTATCCGGAAGATGTCTCCGAATTCGATGCTACCGGACTTACCGTTGAGTTTTCGCCACAATTTCCCGCGCCTTTTGTGAAAGAAAGCAGGATCAAGCTGGGGCTCGAGTTTGTGGAAGAACATCCGATTGAAATCAACGGCACAATCCTCGTCATCGGAAAACTTGTTGAGGCGCGTTTTCCGGAGGAAATTCTGGGCGGAGATGGCCTTTTGCACATTGAAAAAGCCCAATCACTCGCTATCAGCGGGCTGGATGTGTACCATAACCCCCAAAAACTTGGGCGGCTTAGTTATGCAAAAACTGACAGACCTGTAAAAGTCAGAGAGGATTAA